A window from Nitrospira sp. ND1 encodes these proteins:
- a CDS encoding helix-turn-helix domain-containing protein, producing MPNVGTLIRAWRISQKCSEQALAERAGITASVLEALESEQADPPASTLEALAGALKIPLPWLFIHPTDLDLLCKDDDDEPAPLATLTGADPVLERILVAAGHDRSLYVLLTTLMQSSDPKLLRAAEVSLRSLVKQSKQATVPWQSRPPGHFEPPSD from the coding sequence ATGCCGAACGTTGGCACTCTCATTCGCGCCTGGCGGATCTCGCAAAAGTGCTCCGAGCAGGCGCTCGCAGAACGAGCCGGGATCACAGCCTCGGTGCTGGAAGCGCTGGAATCGGAACAGGCCGATCCTCCGGCCTCCACCCTGGAAGCGTTGGCCGGCGCACTCAAGATTCCCCTCCCCTGGCTCTTTATCCACCCCACGGATTTAGACCTGCTGTGTAAAGACGATGACGATGAGCCGGCCCCCCTCGCCACATTGACCGGAGCCGATCCCGTCCTGGAGAGAATTCTCGTGGCGGCCGGACATGACCGGTCGCTATACGTCCTCCTGACGACGCTCATGCAAAGCAGCGACCCTAAACTCCTACGCGCCGCAGAGGTGAGCCTGCGAAGCCTCGTGAAACAATCCAAGCAGGCGACGGTCCCCTGGCAATCACGACCACCGGGACATTTCGAACCACCCAGCGATTAG
- a CDS encoding OPT family oligopeptide transporter yields the protein MLEQDAPTEPVDAPLVPASVTLPEITLKAVVLSILLAAVLAGANAYLGLFAGMTVSASIPAAVVSMAVLRLFRQSNILENNIVQTAASSGEALAAGVIFTIPGLVLIGYWTSFDYWHTFTVSLVGGVLGVLFTIPLRRALIIHARLRFPEGVATAEVLKVGASSDAGAGGRVRLLLGAAALGGGFKFAEGGLKLWSESLEGAVQLGRSTLYGGLNLSPALVAVGYIIGLNTAVVVFFGGAIGWLILLPLYQAIIGSPEGLVGVGAAKATWSGQIRYIGIGAMLVGGVWTLFQVRGPILQSLRQLLALYGARNQSDGQSELLRTERDAGVVWLIGLTVAALVPMVLLYQGLLNHNLWGGIGLTLLMVVTAFLFSAVAGYMAGLVGSSSNPVSGVTIATIMLASLLLLGILGKGNPAGPAAALLVGAVVCCAAAMGGDNLQDLKTGHVVGATPWKQQVMQVIGVATGAVVIVPVLSLLQAKYGIGEVTAAHPHPLSAPQATLMANLANGVFGGSLPWHLVGVGMVLGVVVIGLDLRQARRGAALRFPVLAVALGMYLPLKLSATILFGGLLAEYVRAAGKSSDVPTEDRGLLCAAGLVTGEALVGILLALPIALSSIWPSLSGDPFQLFADPPLGGWPGLAALIVVGLLLVRAARSAGQKDSATVHRH from the coding sequence ATGCTTGAGCAGGATGCGCCAACGGAGCCGGTAGACGCGCCGCTCGTTCCCGCCTCGGTCACGCTGCCGGAAATCACACTGAAAGCGGTCGTCCTGTCGATTCTGCTGGCCGCCGTGCTGGCCGGAGCCAACGCCTATTTGGGCCTGTTTGCCGGCATGACGGTGTCCGCCTCCATTCCAGCCGCCGTCGTCTCCATGGCGGTGCTGCGTCTCTTCCGTCAGTCGAATATTCTCGAAAACAATATCGTGCAAACCGCCGCCTCCTCAGGCGAAGCGTTGGCGGCCGGGGTGATCTTTACCATTCCGGGGCTGGTCCTGATCGGCTACTGGACCTCTTTTGACTACTGGCACACGTTCACGGTGTCGCTCGTCGGAGGGGTACTCGGGGTGTTGTTCACCATTCCATTGCGCCGCGCCCTGATTATCCACGCCAGGCTGCGATTTCCCGAAGGGGTTGCGACGGCGGAAGTCCTGAAGGTCGGAGCCTCGTCGGATGCCGGTGCCGGCGGCCGGGTTCGCCTATTGTTGGGCGCTGCGGCGCTGGGTGGCGGGTTCAAGTTTGCCGAGGGAGGTTTGAAACTCTGGAGCGAGTCGCTGGAAGGGGCCGTTCAACTTGGGCGTTCGACGTTGTACGGAGGGCTGAACCTGTCACCGGCCTTGGTGGCAGTCGGATACATCATCGGGCTCAACACGGCCGTCGTGGTCTTTTTCGGCGGGGCAATCGGCTGGTTAATTCTGCTGCCGCTGTACCAGGCGATCATCGGTTCGCCGGAGGGATTGGTCGGCGTGGGCGCGGCGAAAGCGACGTGGAGCGGGCAGATTCGCTACATCGGCATCGGGGCTATGCTGGTGGGGGGAGTCTGGACCCTGTTTCAAGTACGGGGCCCGATTTTGCAGAGTCTGCGTCAACTCCTGGCGCTGTACGGCGCTCGCAACCAATCTGATGGGCAATCGGAACTTCTGCGCACTGAGCGGGATGCGGGAGTCGTCTGGCTGATCGGGCTGACGGTGGCGGCACTGGTTCCCATGGTGCTGTTGTATCAAGGCCTGTTGAATCACAATCTGTGGGGCGGCATCGGGTTGACCCTGCTCATGGTCGTGACGGCGTTTCTCTTTTCTGCCGTGGCTGGGTACATGGCTGGTTTGGTCGGCAGCTCAAGCAATCCGGTGTCCGGTGTGACGATCGCTACCATTATGCTCGCGTCATTGCTCCTGCTGGGGATTCTTGGGAAGGGCAATCCGGCCGGTCCGGCTGCGGCTTTGCTGGTGGGGGCGGTCGTCTGCTGCGCCGCGGCGATGGGCGGCGACAATTTGCAGGATTTGAAAACCGGGCACGTCGTCGGTGCGACCCCGTGGAAGCAACAGGTGATGCAGGTCATCGGCGTGGCGACCGGCGCGGTTGTCATTGTGCCGGTGCTGTCCCTGCTGCAGGCGAAATATGGAATCGGTGAAGTAACGGCCGCCCATCCCCATCCGCTCTCGGCACCACAGGCCACTCTCATGGCCAATCTTGCCAATGGAGTGTTCGGCGGTTCCTTACCCTGGCATCTGGTGGGCGTGGGGATGGTGCTGGGAGTCGTCGTGATCGGTCTCGACTTGCGGCAGGCACGACGGGGTGCCGCCCTTCGTTTCCCTGTCCTGGCGGTGGCGCTTGGTATGTACCTGCCGCTTAAGTTGTCGGCGACGATTTTGTTCGGTGGTTTGTTGGCCGAGTATGTACGGGCCGCCGGGAAATCTTCCGATGTTCCGACGGAAGATCGAGGTCTGCTGTGCGCCGCTGGTTTAGTCACAGGTGAAGCGCTGGTCGGGATCCTGTTGGCGCTTCCCATTGCCCTCAGTTCGATCTGGCCGTCACTCTCGGGAGATCCGTTTCAATTGTTTGCCGATCCGCCGCTTGGTGGATGGCCGGGGCTCGCTGCACTGATTGTGGTGGGGTTGCTGCTGGTGCGTGCCGCCCGGTCGGCCGGACAAAAAGATTCAGCGACTGTTCATCGACACTGA
- a CDS encoding class I SAM-dependent rRNA methyltransferase, producing the protein MTQLVTGSTAKVRLTAEREGPRYYGHLWVFDSNVADVLGTPAAGDLVDVYTHQKRFFGRGLFNPHSKIRIRMLTFQEEPIDEEFFAARLRAAAALRRTVAPHATACRLVHGESDLLPGLVVDRFADVAVMQTLGYGMDVRKELLGELLVQEAGVKTVYLRNDAKSRTLEGLPLSKGFLRGEGATTVNIHEGKAQFTVDIAEGQKTGWFCDQRENRIAAALFAKGKTVLEAFCHTGGFGIQAALTGAQSVEGLDVSAAAVALAQAHAEQNQVAARCRYRQADAFEELRLLERNGQRYDLVILDPPAFARSKKAVPHAIAGYKEVNLRGLRLLQPGGVLVTCSCSQPITDEDFWKMLQAAARDARRQIRLLEQRGQGPDHPVLAGMPETRYLKCYLVQVF; encoded by the coding sequence ATGACACAGCTTGTGACCGGTTCTACTGCCAAAGTCCGACTGACCGCCGAACGTGAAGGGCCGCGCTACTACGGGCACCTGTGGGTGTTCGACAGCAATGTGGCCGACGTGCTGGGCACACCGGCTGCCGGGGACCTTGTCGATGTGTACACCCATCAGAAACGGTTTTTCGGCCGCGGCCTCTTCAATCCCCATTCCAAGATTCGCATCCGTATGCTCACGTTTCAGGAGGAGCCGATCGACGAGGAGTTTTTTGCCGCGCGTCTCCGTGCCGCGGCGGCTCTTCGCCGGACGGTCGCGCCCCATGCCACGGCCTGCCGCCTCGTGCATGGTGAAAGCGATCTCCTGCCGGGCCTGGTCGTGGACCGGTTTGCAGATGTGGCGGTGATGCAGACCCTGGGGTACGGCATGGATGTGCGAAAGGAACTGTTGGGCGAGTTGCTGGTGCAGGAAGCGGGCGTTAAAACGGTGTACCTCCGCAATGATGCCAAGAGCCGCACACTGGAAGGGCTGCCTTTGTCAAAAGGATTTCTGCGCGGTGAGGGTGCCACGACGGTAAACATTCACGAGGGGAAGGCCCAGTTTACGGTCGATATTGCGGAGGGGCAGAAGACCGGCTGGTTCTGCGATCAACGGGAAAACCGGATCGCCGCGGCCCTCTTCGCAAAAGGGAAAACCGTGTTGGAAGCCTTTTGCCACACCGGCGGGTTCGGCATTCAGGCTGCGCTGACCGGAGCGCAGTCGGTGGAGGGGTTGGATGTGAGCGCGGCGGCCGTAGCGTTGGCACAGGCGCATGCGGAGCAGAACCAGGTGGCGGCTCGTTGTCGCTATCGCCAGGCCGATGCCTTTGAAGAGTTGCGTCTGTTGGAGCGTAACGGCCAACGGTACGACCTGGTCATTCTCGATCCACCGGCGTTCGCGCGTAGCAAGAAGGCGGTGCCGCATGCCATCGCCGGGTACAAGGAAGTGAATTTGCGCGGCCTTCGTCTGCTTCAGCCGGGGGGCGTGCTGGTGACCTGTTCCTGCTCGCAGCCGATCACGGACGAGGACTTCTGGAAGATGCTGCAGGCGGCCGCTCGGGATGCGCGCCGGCAGATCAGGCTCCTTGAACAACGTGGACAGGGTCCGGACCATCCGGTGCTTGCGGGCATGCCGGAAACGCGCTATCTCAAATGCTACCTCGTGCAGGTGTTCTGA
- a CDS encoding alpha-keto acid decarboxylase family protein, with product MTIQTIGTAVLDRLHRLGVRHMFGIPGDYVLGLYKLMESSPIQHVATTREDCAGFAADAYARINGIGALCVTYCVGGLNTVNAIACAYAERSPVVLLTGSPGLSERARNPYLHHMVREFSTQREVFEKMTVAAVSLEDPVTAEREMDRAFAALLRYRRPIYLEIPRDMVHVPLAQTSHKHQTQGEPTDRAALSEALNEVRTMLESAKCPVILAGAEVGRFGLHDELTSLVERLNVPIASTLLGKSIIREDHPLYVGVYSGLVARDEVKEFVNQTDCLLILGSILSDVEDLDAHSALFSDGHTIHATADRVAIKHHRYDSILFEDFVKGLAAASLPSFPTPQLPAPYKPEEPMPPAQASVSLQGVFRHLDTVLHEKTLVIADVGESLFASVDLHVHRRFEFLSPAYYTSMGFAVPAAIGAGFADPSLRPIVLVGDGAFQMTGSELSTAVRYKQAPVVIVLNNHGYSTEREILEGPFNDIHEWRYERICELIGGGQGSRVATHGEFVQTLGKALADPSQPHVINVLLDPADRSPAMMRLARRLAKRLSTDRP from the coding sequence ATGACCATACAGACGATCGGAACAGCAGTCCTGGATCGGCTCCACCGGCTCGGAGTCCGTCACATGTTCGGCATCCCCGGCGACTACGTCCTCGGCCTTTACAAATTGATGGAGTCTTCTCCCATCCAACACGTGGCCACCACGCGGGAAGACTGTGCGGGGTTTGCGGCCGACGCCTATGCACGCATCAACGGGATCGGCGCCCTCTGTGTCACCTACTGCGTCGGCGGTCTCAATACCGTCAACGCCATCGCCTGCGCCTATGCGGAACGATCTCCCGTCGTGTTGCTGACCGGCTCCCCCGGATTGTCGGAACGTGCCCGTAACCCCTACCTGCACCACATGGTGCGCGAGTTTTCGACGCAGCGGGAAGTCTTCGAAAAAATGACCGTGGCGGCCGTAAGCCTGGAAGACCCCGTCACCGCCGAACGTGAGATGGATCGCGCCTTCGCGGCCCTGCTCCGGTATCGCCGCCCGATCTATCTCGAAATTCCGCGCGACATGGTGCACGTGCCGTTGGCCCAAACGTCGCACAAACATCAGACCCAGGGCGAGCCGACCGACCGCGCAGCGCTGAGCGAAGCTTTGAATGAAGTACGTACCATGTTGGAGTCGGCCAAATGCCCGGTGATTCTGGCCGGCGCCGAAGTGGGCCGCTTCGGGCTCCATGACGAATTGACGAGCCTGGTCGAGCGCCTGAATGTGCCGATCGCCTCGACGCTCCTCGGCAAGTCCATCATTCGCGAAGATCATCCGCTCTATGTCGGCGTGTATAGCGGACTCGTCGCACGCGATGAAGTGAAGGAATTCGTCAATCAGACCGATTGCCTGCTCATCCTGGGCTCCATCCTATCCGACGTGGAGGACCTGGATGCGCACAGCGCCCTCTTTTCTGACGGCCATACCATCCATGCCACGGCGGATCGTGTCGCCATCAAGCATCACCGGTATGACTCCATTCTGTTCGAGGATTTCGTGAAGGGACTGGCCGCGGCCTCGCTCCCTTCATTTCCAACCCCGCAATTGCCGGCTCCGTACAAGCCCGAAGAGCCCATGCCGCCGGCGCAGGCGTCCGTCAGTCTGCAGGGAGTGTTTCGTCACCTCGATACCGTGCTTCATGAGAAAACCCTCGTCATTGCCGACGTGGGCGAATCACTCTTTGCTTCCGTCGATCTCCACGTACACCGCCGCTTCGAATTTTTGTCCCCCGCCTACTACACATCAATGGGATTCGCGGTCCCGGCTGCCATCGGCGCCGGTTTCGCCGACCCGTCGCTGCGGCCGATCGTGCTGGTAGGAGACGGCGCCTTTCAAATGACCGGATCGGAGCTCTCGACGGCCGTGCGCTACAAACAAGCACCGGTTGTAATCGTCCTGAACAACCACGGCTATTCGACCGAGCGCGAAATTCTGGAAGGCCCCTTCAACGACATCCACGAGTGGCGATATGAACGGATCTGCGAGCTGATCGGCGGCGGTCAGGGCTCCCGGGTGGCCACCCACGGGGAATTCGTCCAGACCCTGGGCAAGGCACTCGCGGATCCCAGCCAACCCCATGTCATCAATGTGTTGCTCGATCCGGCCGACCGCTCGCCGGCCATGATGCGGTTGGCGCGGCGGCTAGCGAAGCGGCTCTCGACCGACCGCCCCTAA
- a CDS encoding glycosyl transferase, producing MSDFHQNGLVTVLHRLGASNLEQLEKELERHAASNPIALVLPSLYSELENPALKHIVQVLKDIRYVNEIVISLDRASALEFRLAKQFFSVLPQRVRIVWNDGAGIQDILKLLANTEIDTGLQGKGRGCWMAFGYVLARGQSNVIALHDCDILSYNREYLARLCYPIVNTNLGYEFCKGYYSRVTNRLHGRVTRLYLTPLIRSLQQVAGSHPLLTFLDSFRYPLAGEFAMVRDLAWINRVPGDWGLEVGVLSEIYRNCALRRICQADIADAYEHKHQSLSADNAEQGLQKMCVDITKSLFRNLASEGVVLSEAVLKTLRATYLQTAQEAITRYQNDAAINSLQFDRHEERMAVEVFLKGMKIATEAFLDDPLGVPMISNWSRVTGAIPDIFERLIGAVERDHEWDPVGDRV from the coding sequence ATGTCGGATTTTCATCAGAACGGGCTCGTGACGGTCTTGCACCGTCTGGGCGCCTCCAATCTTGAGCAACTCGAAAAGGAACTGGAACGACACGCGGCGAGCAACCCGATTGCCCTCGTCCTGCCTTCGCTGTATTCGGAACTTGAGAACCCCGCGCTGAAGCACATCGTGCAGGTGCTGAAAGACATCCGGTACGTCAATGAAATCGTGATCTCTCTGGATCGCGCCTCAGCTCTGGAGTTCCGGCTGGCTAAACAATTCTTTTCGGTGCTGCCGCAGCGGGTCCGGATCGTGTGGAACGACGGGGCAGGGATTCAGGACATCCTCAAGCTGCTGGCGAACACTGAAATCGACACCGGGCTGCAAGGCAAGGGCCGGGGCTGTTGGATGGCATTCGGCTACGTCTTGGCCCGCGGCCAAAGCAACGTGATCGCGCTCCACGACTGCGACATTCTCAGCTACAACCGGGAATATCTCGCGCGACTCTGTTATCCGATCGTCAACACCAACCTCGGCTACGAGTTCTGCAAGGGCTATTACAGCCGGGTCACAAATCGCCTCCACGGCCGTGTCACCAGGCTGTATCTCACGCCGCTGATCCGAAGCCTCCAACAGGTGGCCGGATCGCATCCGTTGCTGACCTTCCTGGATAGTTTTCGTTATCCCCTGGCCGGTGAGTTCGCCATGGTGCGGGATCTTGCCTGGATCAACCGGGTACCCGGCGACTGGGGACTGGAAGTCGGAGTCCTCTCCGAGATCTATCGCAACTGCGCGCTCAGGCGGATCTGCCAGGCCGATATTGCCGACGCCTACGAACACAAACACCAGAGCCTGTCGGCCGACAACGCCGAGCAAGGGCTGCAGAAAATGTGCGTGGATATCACCAAGTCTCTCTTCAGAAACCTCGCGAGTGAAGGCGTGGTGCTGTCGGAAGCCGTGTTGAAAACCCTACGAGCCACGTATCTACAGACCGCGCAGGAAGCGATCACCCGCTATCAGAATGATGCGGCCATCAACAGCCTGCAGTTCGACCGGCATGAAGAGCGAATGGCCGTCGAAGTCTTTCTCAAGGGCATGAAGATCGCCACGGAAGCGTTTCTGGACGATCCGCTCGGGGTGCCGATGATCTCCAATTGGAGCCGGGTCACCGGCGCCATTCCCGATATTTTCGAACGCTTGATCGGCGCGGTGGAACGCGACCATGAGTGGGATCCCGTCGGGGACCGGGTGTAA